In a genomic window of Chromatiales bacterium:
- the tuf gene encoding elongation factor Tu (EF-Tu; promotes GTP-dependent binding of aminoacyl-tRNA to the A-site of ribosomes during protein biosynthesis; when the tRNA anticodon matches the mRNA codon, GTP hydrolysis results; the inactive EF-Tu-GDP leaves the ribosome and release of GDP is promoted by elongation factor Ts; many prokaryotes have two copies of the gene encoding EF-Tu), with translation GDNVKMTVSLIAPIAMEEGLRFAIREGGRTVGAGVVSKIIE, from the coding sequence CGGGCGACAACGTCAAGATGACGGTGTCGCTGATCGCGCCGATCGCGATGGAAGAGGGCCTGCGTTTCGCGATCCGCGAAGGCGGCCGTACCGTCGGCGCCGGCGTCGTGTCCAAGATTATCGAGTAA